A DNA window from Anastrepha obliqua isolate idAnaObli1 chromosome 5, idAnaObli1_1.0, whole genome shotgun sequence contains the following coding sequences:
- the LOC129247329 gene encoding LOW QUALITY PROTEIN: uncharacterized protein LOC129247329 (The sequence of the model RefSeq protein was modified relative to this genomic sequence to represent the inferred CDS: substituted 1 base at 1 genomic stop codon) has product MSRLTMKGKIIADGRAYEVYTSQKEVQEIQKKLNNKEIERKQQLNKSYRRLNNXTPLGATMAQEEIFESSFENDRFLMALEDDNLFRPRQITDLDASQSIENATQYNDENVNADSEPSRGATPNKLPCTSTLAAAIARLKAQMSKPFGSLPPAYPNSCCENTEPEVPTSSTKDLRKNNEQCVVEKQKPKEKTHKSKDQRQFAPPVPPTTTSKSKKSQNRQRKSKVKRLAQKFNSKLSQLMCHESTETKENSVDNESDEEVKVEELHTSKLPVVLKPNPERGSCLPKQRVPPRQLPRKIREQRYINEMKILQDSRKRCIDPVSSMSFDTFGPPKKIHRTWTERFQSKASYRNMLMERMFCNWITEKYGVTFDIHSVENNEDSFTNADEANTLKCPVISKSEFCLLFGKAMVKFDSVESRVMRRNSTHKALKIINDPREQQDTNKSVEIALPISQIGTSIDEKLPHEASNRVQGKVKRQVPQPPTAINEIREQLNTNKSVIEAELPISQTQEPSNRVHGKVKRQAPQPSTTINEAPQQQDTNRGVIASGAANNITSPDGTLQSPIDSFIDLGFETGSNYTESPNRTAAPVITPKQMKSASPPSTKLTPEMDKRTQQNNFSFSPSTADKSLQNISLPIFSSNTARMIEQEFISPIRTVNGGRRRLWQANDSRQSSPSMQVICEDPLEHVEPSKIANSPIITENSFFSTTFNLIMANNTEHQDKSSKFWVCAVDFKIALDIFYSPPDRLNLLNQIFSQKSCESQDLYFGIDDYKFSMRNAIEKTDISARIPAVKGCSYYWFCSGELAVPFNGKRLATEKIQRLFSFIKDSTTDNMRLRFGVDNYEFSRASENKGNSNRFSMLAGPHEKRSFANSNYSKTSNRYVSENGLKIDPKNLRHTLESPRNATAKNSFHNEKIDIETLEKLFQDDAKSLDAKMDRLRLTRTISKMINNLKKINIDLKELEKRMKMYSNHSGMAKAILPHSKESPLYMQKLRIITCAINSLLSEKGFTACSKEQLEGFMLFLTHYAHICLESCNKHMINVLDALVKHHQENIDKANIELGLAEANGNELKKP; this is encoded by the exons ATGTCGCGACTCACTATGAAAGGGAAAATCATAGCAGACGGTCGAGCTTACGAAGTGTATACTTCTCAAAAAGAAGTAcaagaaattcagaaaaaactcAATAATAAA GAAATCGAGCGCAAACAGCAGTTAAACAAATCTTATCGGCGTCTCAATAATTGAACACCACTGGGAGCCACTATGGCTCAAGAGGAGATTTTCGAGAGTTCATTTGAGAACGACCGTTTTTTAATGGCGCTTGAAGATGACAATTTATTTCGTCCACGCCAAATTACTGATCTGGATGCATCACAGAGCATTGAGAATGCCACGCAGTATAACGACGAGAATGTCAATGCAGATTCCGAACCATCGCGCGGTGCTACTCCCAACAAATTACCTTGTACGAGCACTTTAGCTGCAGCAATCGCACGTTTAAAAGCACAAATGTCTAAGCCCTTCGGTTCACTGCCTCCAGCGTATCCAAATTCATGTTGTGAAAACACAGAACCAGAGGTACCCACAAGCAGCACTAAAGATCTGCGAAAAAACAATGAACAGTGTGTGGTTGAGAAGCAAAAGCCAAAAGAAAAGACACATAAATCGAAGGATCAACGTCAGTTTGCACCACCAGTACCGCCAACGACAACGtcgaaaagcaaaaaatcacaaaatcgtCAACGCAAATCAAAGGTTAAGCGATTGGCACAAAAGTTCAACTCAAAACTATCCCAATTGATGTGTCATGAGTCAACCGAGACAAAAGAGAACAGCGTAGATAACGAATCGGATGAGGAAGTAAAAGTTGAAGAGTTGCATACTAGCAAGCTGCCAGTTGTGCTCAAGCCTAATCCAGAACGGGGTAGCTGTTTGCCAAAGCAACGTGTCCCTCCACGCCAACTGCCACGTAAAATACGTGAACAACGCTAcatcaatgaaatgaaaatccTACAGGATTCACGAAAACGCTGCATTGACCCAGTCAGCTCAATGTCTTTCGATACGTTTGGACCACCGAAGAAAATACACCGCACTTGGACCGAACGCTTCCAATCAAAGGCGAGCTATCGGAACATGCTGATGGAACGTATGTTCTGCAATTGGATCACGGAGAAATATGGTGTCACTTTCGATATCCACTCAGTAGAAAACAACGAGGATTCTTTCACAAATGCTGACGAAGCGAATACCTTAAAATGTCCAGTCATATCGAAATCGgagttttgtttattgtttggaAAGGCGATGGTGAAGTTCGATAGCGTAGAATCGCGAGTAATGCGACGAAACAGTACTcataaagcattaaaaataattaatgatcCACGAGAGCAACAGGACACTAACAAAAGTGTTGAGATTGCATTGCCAATTAGCCAAATTGGCACTTCCATCGATGAAAAACTACCACATGAAgcctccaatcgagtccaaggTAAGGTGAAACGTCAGGTGCCACAACCACCCACGGCAATTAATGAGATCCGAGAACAGCTGAACACTAACAAAAGTGTAATTGAAGCTGAATTGCCAATTAGCCAAACACAGGAACCCTCCAATCGAGTCCACGGGAAGGTGAAGCGTCAGGCGCCACAACCCTCCACGACAATTAATGAGGCCCCACAACAGCAAGACACTAACAGAGGAGTAATTGCGAGTGGAGCAGCGAATAACATAACATCACCAGATGGCACATTGCAGAGCCCTATAGATAGCTTCATTGATCTTGGCTTTGAGACAGGTTCAAATTATACGGAAAGTCCTAATCGTACAGCAGCACCAGTGATTACACCAAAACAAATGAAAAGTGCGTCACCGCCTTCCACCAAATTAACGCCCGAAATGGACAAACGTACGCAGCAAAATAACTTTAGCTTTTCGCCGTCGACAGCGGATAAGAGCTTGCAAAATATATCACTGCCAATCTTCAGCAGCAATACCGCCCGCATGATAGAACAGGAATTTATTAGTCCCATACGTACAGTTAACGGAGGCCGTCGCCGCTTGTGGCAGGCTAATGATTCACGTCAGAGTTCGCCATCTATGCAAGTTATCTGTGAAGATCCCTTGGAGCATGTCGAACCGTCGAAAATAGCGAACTCGCCGATTATCACTGAAAATAGCTTCTTTAGTACCACTTTCAACTTAATTATGGCCAACAACACCGAGCATCAAGATAAGTCATCAAAGTTTTGGGTATGCGCTGTGGACTTTAAAATTGCTCTGGATATATTCTACAGCCCACCAGATCGCCTAAACCTACTAAATCAAATATTCAGCCAAAAGAGCTGTGAGAGTCAGGATTTGTACTTTGGCATCGATGATTATAAATTCTCTATGCGTAATGCAATCGAAAAGACGGACATCTCAGCGCGCATACCTGCAGTGAAAGGCTGCTCTTACTATTGGTTCTGCTCCGGTGAACTGGCTGTGCCATTCAACGGTAAACGTTTAGCAACAGAAAAGATTCAACGTTTGTTCAGTTTCATAAAAGATTCAACGACAGATAATATGCGGCTACGTTTTGGCGTCGATAACTATGAATTTTCTAGGGCGTCTGAAAACAAGGGAAACAGCAACAGATTTTCAATGCTTGCTGGCCCGCATGAGAAACGCAGTTTTGCTAATTCGAACTATTCAAAAACAAGCAACCGATATGTCTCcgaaaatggtttaaaaatagATCCTAAAAATTTACGCCATACCCTGGAATCGCCCCGCAATGCGACTGCAAAAAACAGTTTTcacaatgaaaaaattgataTCGAAACCTTGGAAAAACTCTTCCAAGATGATGCAAAAAGCTTAGATGCCAAGATGGACAGACTGAGACTCACACGAACGATatcaaaaatgataaataacctaaagaaaataaatattgatttaaaaGAATTGGAAAAACGCATGAAAATGTATTCGAATCACTCGGGTATGGCTAAAGCTATCCTACCTCACTCCAAAGAATCGCCGCTTTATATGCAAAAATTGCGCATCATAACCTGTGCCATCAACAGTCTTCTAAGCGAAAAGGGTTTCACGGCATGCAGCAAGGAGCAGTTGGAGGGTTTTATGCTCTTTCTCACACACTATGCCCATATTTGTTTGGAAAGTTGCAACAAGCACATGATAAACGTGTTGGACGCACTAGTAAAACACCATCAAGAAAATATAGACAAGGCAAATATTGAACTGGGGTTGGCTGAAGCCAATGGCAACGAGTTGAAAAAGCCTTAA